In Saccharicrinis fermentans DSM 9555 = JCM 21142, a genomic segment contains:
- a CDS encoding S66 peptidase family protein, producing MIHPPSLQKGDTIGIVAPAGRIDFTIIEQACLRIKQMGYKTKLGKYLNKHYHNFSATDENRKDDLQSMMDDHTVNAILCARGGYGTLRFVDDLNFDQITEKPKWLIGFSDITVLHAAFQKHGLASIHGPMCKSFLNYTESSADIDILFAFLEGQKPQYIINPYTKNQKGHTKGILTGGNLSLLYALRGTKYDLKPEGKILFIEDLSEYLYHLDRIMLNLKIGGILEKISGLVVGQFTEMKDNKTPFGENIDEIILKSVQEYNYPVAFNFPSGHIETNYPLILGDNTELTVDSNQVSLLSV from the coding sequence ATGATACATCCTCCTTCTTTACAAAAAGGTGACACCATTGGTATTGTTGCACCGGCAGGCAGAATCGATTTTACCATCATAGAGCAAGCCTGCCTCAGGATTAAGCAGATGGGCTACAAAACAAAGCTTGGCAAATATCTGAACAAACATTACCATAACTTTTCTGCTACAGACGAAAACAGAAAAGATGACTTACAAAGTATGATGGACGACCATACTGTCAATGCCATTTTGTGCGCCCGCGGAGGTTATGGTACCTTACGCTTTGTCGACGACCTGAATTTTGATCAGATAACTGAAAAACCCAAGTGGCTGATAGGATTCAGCGACATCACTGTATTACATGCCGCTTTCCAAAAACATGGATTAGCCTCTATTCATGGACCTATGTGCAAAAGTTTTTTAAATTACACTGAGTCTTCGGCCGACATAGACATATTATTTGCTTTTCTTGAAGGTCAAAAACCTCAGTACATCATTAATCCTTATACCAAAAACCAAAAGGGGCATACCAAAGGCATACTAACAGGGGGCAACCTCTCTCTTTTATATGCCCTTAGAGGAACTAAATATGACTTAAAGCCAGAAGGTAAAATACTATTTATTGAAGATTTATCGGAATATTTATACCATCTAGACAGAATAATGCTGAATTTAAAAATTGGGGGTATTCTCGAGAAAATATCAGGTCTGGTAGTCGGACAATTTACGGAGATGAAGGACAACAAAACTCCATTTGGAGAAAATATAGATGAAATTATTCTAAAATCAGTACAAGAATACAACTACCCTGTCGCTTTTAATTTTCCATCGGGACATATCGAAACCAACTACCCTCTGATATTGGGAGACAATACAGAATTAACAGTAGATAGCAACCAAGTAAGCCTGCTCTCTGTATAA
- the metG gene encoding methionine--tRNA ligase yields the protein MDNFKRTLITTALPYANGPVHIGHLAGVYVPADIYVRYLRMKGEDVLLIGGSDEHGVPITLKAKNEGVTPQDIVDRYHGIIKKSFEDFGITFDVYSRTTTETHYKTASEFFKTLYDKGEFIEKESDQYYDEEAKQFLADRYITGTCPSCGNDGAYGDQCESCGSSLNATDLKNPVSVISGSVPVLKRTKHWYLPLDKHEPFLKKWILEDHKEWKANVYGQCKSWIDQGLQPRAVSRDLNWGVPVPVDGAEGKVLYVWFDAPIGYISATKELTPEWEKYWKDPETRMLHFIGKDNIVFHCIVFPSMLKAEGSYNLPDNVPANEFLNLEGDKISTSRNWAVWLHEYLQDFKDQQDVLRYTLCANAPETKDNDFTWKDFQARNNNELVAILGNFVNRAMVLTHKYYQGKTPPMGNVVDDFDRESLAQIDVIVKKVQKSLDHFRFREAVKEMMNLARLGNKYLADTEPWKVIKTDEERVKTIMHVSLQITANLSVLMEPFLPFSAVKLQTMLNLFGVNWDDLGRTDLLSEGHEINKPELLFAKIEDEAIQKQLDKLEATKSANEAAAKVVEPAKENISFDEFAKMDIRIGTILSAEKVAKTKKLLKLEVDTGLDKRTVVSGIAEYFSPDDIVGKQVNILVNLAPRKIRGIESQGMILMAEDADGKLVFIQPGQPVKPGSGVR from the coding sequence ATGGATAATTTTAAAAGAACACTTATTACCACTGCATTACCGTATGCCAACGGACCTGTTCATATTGGTCACCTGGCCGGGGTCTATGTCCCAGCCGATATTTATGTCAGATACCTGCGAATGAAAGGTGAAGATGTGTTGTTGATTGGAGGTAGTGATGAGCACGGTGTTCCTATTACCCTTAAAGCTAAAAATGAAGGGGTGACACCGCAGGATATCGTAGATAGATATCACGGTATCATAAAAAAGTCTTTCGAGGACTTTGGGATAACTTTTGATGTTTATTCCAGAACAACAACAGAAACACACTACAAAACGGCTTCCGAATTCTTTAAGACCTTGTATGATAAAGGAGAGTTTATTGAAAAAGAGTCTGATCAGTATTATGATGAGGAGGCCAAGCAGTTTCTGGCCGACAGATATATTACAGGTACATGTCCCAGTTGTGGAAATGATGGAGCATATGGCGATCAATGTGAAAGCTGTGGTAGCTCTTTAAATGCTACGGATCTAAAAAATCCGGTCTCGGTAATCTCAGGTAGTGTGCCGGTGCTGAAAAGAACCAAGCACTGGTATTTGCCGCTGGATAAACATGAACCATTCTTGAAAAAATGGATACTGGAAGATCATAAGGAATGGAAAGCCAATGTTTATGGACAGTGTAAATCGTGGATCGATCAAGGCCTGCAGCCACGTGCGGTTAGTCGTGATTTAAATTGGGGTGTGCCTGTGCCTGTTGACGGCGCCGAAGGAAAGGTTTTGTATGTTTGGTTTGATGCTCCTATTGGATATATTTCAGCAACCAAAGAGCTTACTCCTGAGTGGGAAAAGTATTGGAAAGATCCGGAAACTAGAATGTTACATTTTATTGGCAAGGACAATATTGTATTTCACTGTATCGTATTCCCATCTATGTTAAAGGCGGAGGGATCCTATAACTTGCCGGATAATGTTCCTGCCAATGAGTTCTTGAATTTGGAGGGAGATAAGATATCCACCTCGCGTAACTGGGCCGTGTGGTTGCATGAGTATTTGCAGGATTTTAAAGACCAGCAGGACGTATTGAGATATACCCTTTGTGCCAATGCACCCGAAACAAAGGACAATGATTTTACTTGGAAAGATTTTCAGGCGCGTAATAATAATGAGTTAGTGGCCATATTAGGGAATTTTGTCAATCGTGCTATGGTACTTACCCATAAATATTATCAAGGCAAAACGCCGCCAATGGGTAATGTCGTGGATGATTTTGATAGGGAATCGCTGGCCCAGATAGATGTGATTGTAAAAAAAGTGCAAAAAAGCCTGGATCATTTTCGCTTTCGTGAGGCTGTGAAGGAAATGATGAATCTGGCACGACTGGGAAATAAATACCTGGCCGATACGGAGCCCTGGAAAGTGATTAAGACAGATGAAGAGCGTGTTAAAACAATCATGCATGTGTCTCTTCAAATTACGGCTAATCTTTCTGTTTTGATGGAGCCCTTTTTGCCTTTTAGTGCTGTTAAACTGCAGACAATGTTGAATTTGTTTGGTGTTAATTGGGACGATTTGGGACGAACAGATTTGTTGTCTGAAGGACATGAGATTAATAAACCGGAACTTTTATTTGCTAAGATAGAAGATGAGGCCATTCAAAAACAGCTAGATAAGCTGGAGGCTACTAAATCCGCCAATGAGGCTGCTGCTAAAGTTGTTGAGCCGGCTAAGGAAAATATTAGTTTTGACGAATTTGCAAAAATGGATATTCGTATTGGAACCATTTTGAGTGCCGAAAAAGTGGCTAAGACTAAAAAACTATTAAAACTTGAGGTTGATACGGGGCTTGATAAAAGAACCGTGGTGTCGGGTATAGCAGAGTATTTTAGTCCGGATGATATTGTGGGAAAGCAGGTCAATATCCTAGTAAACCTTGCTCCGCGAAAAATTAGAGGGATAGAATCACAGGGTATGATTTTAATGGCTGAAGATGCGGATGGAAAATTGGTATTCATTCAACCGGGACAGCCTGTAAAACCAGGTTCTGGAGTTAGATAA
- a CDS encoding carbohydrate kinase family protein, which translates to MKDIICFGEILWDMLPTGKKLGGAPLNVALRIQSFGHQAKTISCIGNDDAGEEIINEMKKFSADRSLVQVSENYATSEVLVKLDKNGAASYEIKMPCAWDDIKLKDQDIKAVQSSDAFIFGSLAARQETSKKTLFTLLDNAKFNVFDVNLRPPHYSMDILVQMMQKADFIKFNDDEIIKISTDLGCNDKTMEERIQFISEKTHTNNICVTLGEKGAVLFRNDGFVYNNGYKIQVADTVGAGDSFLATIITHLLEGMEAQKAIDLACAVGAIVASKNGANPPVLDDEIKGLIYNS; encoded by the coding sequence ATGAAAGATATTATATGCTTCGGAGAGATACTTTGGGACATGTTACCAACAGGCAAAAAACTGGGCGGAGCACCCCTGAATGTTGCATTAAGAATCCAATCTTTTGGTCATCAAGCAAAAACAATTAGTTGTATTGGCAACGATGACGCCGGCGAGGAAATTATAAATGAGATGAAAAAATTTTCGGCGGATCGCTCCTTAGTACAAGTAAGTGAAAATTACGCAACCAGTGAAGTTCTCGTAAAACTAGACAAGAATGGCGCTGCATCATACGAAATAAAAATGCCTTGCGCCTGGGACGACATCAAACTTAAAGACCAAGACATAAAAGCCGTTCAATCATCCGATGCCTTTATCTTCGGAAGTCTGGCTGCACGACAAGAGACTTCGAAGAAAACTTTATTCACACTGCTAGACAATGCCAAATTTAATGTATTTGACGTTAATCTACGTCCTCCTCACTATAGTATGGACATCCTAGTTCAAATGATGCAAAAGGCTGACTTCATAAAGTTTAACGATGACGAGATCATAAAAATAAGTACTGATCTAGGGTGCAATGACAAAACCATGGAGGAGCGTATTCAATTTATTTCAGAAAAAACACATACCAACAACATCTGTGTCACGCTTGGAGAAAAGGGAGCGGTACTTTTCAGGAACGATGGCTTTGTTTACAATAATGGATATAAGATTCAAGTGGCAGATACCGTCGGAGCCGGCGACTCCTTTTTAGCTACGATCATCACCCACCTATTAGAGGGCATGGAAGCACAGAAGGCCATTGATCTAGCATGTGCGGTTGGTGCTATTGTGGCATCTAAGAATGGAGCAAACCCTCCAGTACTGGATGATGAAATCAAAGGACTTATTTACAACAGCTAA
- a CDS encoding mannitol dehydrogenase family protein yields MKTLVALNQANLHSLSPEISIPTYDRSKVSTSIVHIGIGNFHRSHEAYYTNELMEKTGILNCGICGVGLLEHDRKLYNILKNQEGLYTLVIKELDGTLTPKVIGSMVEYFLAPDDPHAVIEKIAQPETKIVSLTITEGGYNINEATGNFDFSNKLIQHDLLHPESPKTVFGYLTQALKLRKTRGLKGCTIQSCDNIQGNGDVAKKTLMAFVEKAEPELADWIDSHVTFPNAMVDRITPVTVAEDINQLEEQFDLADQWPVVCEPFIQWVIEDDFATGRPAWEQVGAQFVKNVVPFENMKLRLLNAGHSVLGMLGAIHGYKTIDQAARDEDFKTFLRAFMDEEATPTLGHLGDIDLNKYKTSLIERFQNIYIKDHISRICLQSSAKIPIFLLSTVRDQLKQQGKIKRAAFVIAAWCKYNDGTDENGESYEIVDVMSQELTRAAELSHQDPVAFLRIKTIFGELSEDKTFVEVFVTALKMLRTKKIKECVAELNIKLREN; encoded by the coding sequence ATGAAAACATTAGTAGCACTTAATCAAGCAAATTTACATTCATTATCACCCGAAATAAGTATCCCTACATACGACCGTAGCAAGGTAAGTACCTCAATTGTTCATATTGGAATAGGTAATTTTCATCGATCTCATGAAGCCTATTACACCAATGAACTAATGGAAAAAACGGGCATTCTGAACTGTGGCATATGCGGAGTAGGACTCCTGGAACACGACCGAAAACTATACAACATCCTTAAGAATCAGGAAGGATTGTACACATTGGTAATCAAAGAACTAGACGGCACACTCACGCCCAAAGTAATCGGCTCCATGGTGGAATATTTTTTAGCGCCTGACGACCCGCATGCAGTAATAGAAAAAATAGCGCAACCCGAAACTAAAATCGTTTCATTAACCATCACCGAAGGAGGGTATAACATCAACGAAGCCACTGGCAACTTTGATTTTAGCAACAAACTGATACAGCACGACCTTCTTCATCCTGAATCCCCCAAAACTGTATTTGGCTACCTAACGCAAGCCTTAAAACTTAGGAAGACACGTGGACTTAAAGGATGTACCATACAATCATGCGACAACATACAAGGCAACGGTGACGTAGCAAAAAAAACACTGATGGCCTTTGTTGAAAAAGCAGAACCCGAACTGGCTGATTGGATAGACTCCCACGTCACCTTTCCCAATGCCATGGTAGACCGCATCACTCCGGTCACAGTAGCTGAAGATATTAATCAATTAGAAGAACAATTTGACTTAGCCGACCAATGGCCGGTAGTCTGCGAGCCTTTTATACAATGGGTGATTGAAGATGATTTTGCAACAGGAAGACCAGCATGGGAGCAAGTAGGTGCACAGTTTGTAAAAAATGTAGTACCCTTTGAAAATATGAAATTACGCTTACTAAATGCAGGTCACTCTGTACTAGGCATGTTAGGTGCTATACACGGATACAAAACAATTGACCAGGCAGCTCGGGATGAGGACTTCAAAACATTTTTGCGCGCATTCATGGACGAAGAAGCGACACCAACACTTGGACACCTAGGCGATATCGACCTAAATAAATACAAGACAAGCTTGATTGAAAGATTTCAGAATATATACATCAAAGACCATATCTCAAGAATATGCCTGCAAAGTTCTGCTAAGATCCCCATCTTCTTGTTATCTACCGTGAGGGATCAACTAAAGCAACAGGGCAAAATAAAAAGAGCTGCCTTTGTGATAGCTGCTTGGTGCAAATACAACGATGGCACAGATGAAAACGGAGAATCTTATGAAATAGTAGACGTCATGAGCCAAGAACTTACTCGCGCCGCAGAATTATCACACCAAGATCCGGTGGCCTTTTTAAGGATAAAAACAATATTTGGAGAACTCTCTGAAGACAAAACTTTCGTGGAAGTATTCGTAACGGCACTAAAAATGCTCAGAACAAAAAAGATAAAAGAGTGCGTTGCTGAACTAAATATAAAGCTCAGAGAAAATTAA
- a CDS encoding purine-cytosine permease family protein, protein MDNKTIRDFSHIDDEQLPIAKNRLHGGKYFAGLYAGEHVAATEFVIGATFVSLGASTRDILFGLLIGNILAVLSWTLLTAPIAVKTRLSLYTYLQKIAGDSMTKLYNWANAIIFTVISAAMITVSASAIRFLFDIPAQLNWYSSNISFILIVIAVGIVVVFVAIYGFKTVADFSSICAPWLFTLFIAGALALLPALAHSVIGNTSISSWAEFLKIGDLSIWKGVTSDGHEGIGLVEVIGFAWAANTITHFGLIDMAILRYAKKASYGLYTSFGMLFGHYLAWIAAGIMGAGAGILLNKPVVALDPGDVAYYALGASGFVIVIIAGWTTANANLYRAGLAAQAIFKKHSRRRTTLIVGIFTVVIACFPFVFSRILPLLTYAGLLVVPVGAIVFAEHFLFPKIGLTPYWAYYKKTITSKPAIFSWIAGLALGFGLNAWGIISFYYLFIPVWIFTILLYSLLASKSGAKEKYSEEIKAEENLQKDIAKYQEERAKTEKVQHKDASIFSKILTALSLICLAIILGLAANTMFGSNSIEVYQTNKAIFHQYAFYCTIGYFVFAYWNLRRKKALIK, encoded by the coding sequence ATGGACAACAAGACTATACGTGATTTCTCACACATCGACGATGAACAATTGCCAATAGCAAAGAACAGACTTCATGGTGGAAAATATTTTGCAGGCTTATACGCGGGAGAACACGTGGCAGCCACCGAATTTGTAATAGGAGCAACCTTTGTTTCATTGGGAGCCAGCACACGCGACATCCTGTTTGGTTTATTAATCGGTAATATTTTAGCTGTTTTAAGCTGGACCCTACTGACAGCACCAATAGCAGTTAAAACGAGACTAAGCTTATATACTTACCTTCAAAAAATAGCAGGTGACTCCATGACAAAGCTATACAACTGGGCCAATGCGATCATATTCACAGTGATTTCAGCAGCCATGATAACTGTATCAGCCTCTGCCATTCGATTTTTATTTGATATTCCCGCTCAATTAAATTGGTATTCATCCAATATATCATTCATATTAATTGTAATAGCAGTAGGCATCGTGGTCGTTTTTGTGGCCATATACGGATTTAAAACAGTAGCAGACTTCTCAAGTATATGTGCCCCATGGCTCTTCACCTTATTTATTGCAGGTGCACTGGCCTTACTCCCGGCCTTAGCTCATTCGGTAATAGGGAATACATCCATATCCAGCTGGGCTGAATTTTTAAAGATTGGCGACCTATCTATTTGGAAAGGAGTAACATCCGACGGACACGAAGGCATTGGCTTAGTGGAAGTAATAGGCTTTGCCTGGGCAGCAAACACCATCACCCACTTTGGTCTGATCGACATGGCCATCCTAAGATACGCCAAGAAAGCCAGCTACGGTTTATATACCAGTTTTGGTATGTTATTCGGACACTACCTTGCCTGGATAGCTGCAGGAATCATGGGAGCAGGCGCCGGTATCCTACTCAACAAACCCGTAGTAGCACTTGACCCGGGAGACGTGGCCTATTACGCACTGGGAGCATCCGGATTCGTCATTGTAATCATTGCCGGCTGGACAACAGCCAATGCTAATTTATACCGCGCAGGACTTGCTGCACAGGCCATATTCAAGAAGCACTCCCGAAGACGAACCACTTTAATAGTCGGTATTTTCACTGTTGTTATCGCCTGCTTCCCCTTTGTCTTCTCCAGAATACTACCCCTACTTACCTATGCCGGTCTATTGGTGGTACCTGTAGGCGCTATTGTTTTTGCAGAACACTTCCTATTCCCAAAAATAGGACTAACACCTTACTGGGCTTATTACAAAAAAACAATCACCAGCAAACCAGCCATTTTCTCCTGGATAGCAGGTCTGGCATTAGGTTTCGGACTGAATGCCTGGGGCATCATATCCTTTTACTATTTATTTATCCCCGTATGGATCTTTACCATCCTTCTATACTCACTACTAGCCTCAAAAAGCGGAGCAAAAGAAAAGTATAGCGAAGAAATAAAGGCCGAAGAGAACTTACAAAAAGACATCGCAAAGTATCAGGAAGAAAGAGCCAAAACAGAAAAGGTTCAACATAAGGATGCTTCAATCTTCTCAAAAATACTAACTGCTCTATCCCTGATCTGCCTGGCCATTATCCTTGGTCTGGCCGCGAACACCATGTTTGGCAGCAACTCCATTGAAGTATACCAAACAAACAAAGCCATTTTTCATCAGTATGCTTTCTACTGCACCATCGGATATTTCGTATTTGCCTATTGGAATCTACGAAGGAAGAAGGCCTTAATTAAGTAA
- a CDS encoding RHS repeat domain-containing protein: MGNTEYDYSGVRTVTVKAPNSTKVIVLNEDGNVKSTSINGKSVQYNDWPTGEVYTATPEGGSAVETHFDMKGNRILLNDPDAGLRSTTYNGFGDVLSQENRGRNDEEIINTIYSYDEETGLVDYVTENGIVTDYGYDEEFRLETISIDDLHSKTFEYDRFNRVTKIAENIEGNKSFTESIIYDDCNRVVKNIYPSGYSISYNYNKHSELFSVSDKDKYTIWTAKESNANGQYTKTLKGGLECTYNYDNRSLPELISAYGIVNMTYVFDKNVRLESRTDHISNNAEEFSYDTKGRLQSWTVKRTNEDPISNSIIYEPTTGNIKSKSDIQYIMNYGENDFGPHAITSINGKPASFSDEEQFIEYTSFKKVSKITVGSNELNIVYGIDKQRRKSVFSGGLTRYYFNNYEEDYSGNNVKKVHYITGGNGITAMYIETNGVGQLYHLITDYQGSLIAIANKDGEIASFDGSEQKFAYDPWGNRRNPNDWKLIDTRTKWLSDRGYAMHEHLDGFTLINMNGRVYDPMLAQFLSPDPYIQSPDNWLNYNRYTYCLNNPMLYTDPSGEFFGAALPLMVKIGIGIGAAVGGYTGYKIGEANGASGLGMAAYMLGGAAIGGFSGYVGGTVAAGGGIMANTGAIMAGSYTNSMGMAMLSGGDMPPSISFGAGSFNFGTGEFRSIFDWKDLSTMEKIGYGLGALANLNDLINQTSATLYTQERYPDGSKDIISHSGIVDDASTDKLMSFGPNDSKIGAGGFKDQVGGLKPGGGYKKFGLAIRKSTTGYDVPVSLSKFQSVVVNKHLFSGLRGISKIIPYQGATTNCVNMSSIGFWLNGIPNIGIHPYLLHYSTAAYYGGFRPDIFSYYLNNN; the protein is encoded by the coding sequence TTGGGTAATACCGAATATGATTATTCAGGTGTTAGAACTGTTACAGTAAAAGCCCCAAATTCAACTAAAGTTATTGTGCTTAACGAGGATGGAAATGTCAAGAGTACAAGTATTAATGGTAAATCGGTACAATATAACGACTGGCCAACAGGTGAAGTATACACTGCTACTCCAGAAGGAGGATCTGCCGTTGAAACACATTTTGATATGAAAGGTAACCGTATACTATTAAACGACCCAGATGCTGGTCTCAGAAGTACTACTTATAATGGTTTTGGAGATGTTTTGAGTCAAGAAAACAGAGGACGTAATGATGAGGAAATAATTAATACGATATATTCCTACGATGAGGAAACTGGTTTAGTAGATTATGTTACCGAAAATGGAATAGTAACAGATTATGGATATGATGAGGAGTTTCGGTTAGAAACAATTTCAATTGATGACCTCCACTCTAAAACGTTCGAATATGATAGATTTAATAGGGTTACTAAAATAGCTGAAAATATTGAAGGCAATAAATCTTTTACGGAATCAATTATTTATGACGATTGTAACAGGGTTGTTAAAAATATATACCCTTCTGGATATAGTATAAGTTATAACTACAACAAACATAGTGAACTGTTTAGTGTATCTGATAAGGATAAATATACTATTTGGACTGCTAAAGAATCTAATGCTAATGGACAGTATACTAAAACACTAAAAGGAGGTCTGGAATGCACTTATAATTATGATAATAGAAGTTTGCCTGAGCTTATTAGCGCGTATGGCATAGTAAATATGACCTATGTTTTTGATAAGAACGTTAGACTTGAAAGTAGAACGGATCATATAAGCAATAATGCGGAAGAATTTAGTTATGATACAAAAGGCAGGCTGCAAAGTTGGACTGTAAAAAGAACTAATGAAGATCCGATTTCAAATTCAATTATTTACGAGCCTACTACAGGTAATATAAAGTCTAAAAGTGATATTCAATACATCATGAATTATGGCGAAAACGACTTTGGCCCTCATGCTATTACTTCAATTAATGGTAAACCTGCAAGTTTTTCCGATGAAGAACAATTTATTGAATATACCAGTTTTAAGAAGGTTAGTAAAATAACAGTGGGAAGTAATGAGCTTAATATTGTCTATGGAATAGACAAGCAAAGACGTAAGTCTGTATTTTCTGGAGGCTTAACGAGGTATTATTTTAATAATTACGAAGAAGATTATTCAGGTAATAATGTAAAAAAGGTGCATTATATTACTGGGGGTAACGGAATTACTGCTATGTATATTGAAACCAATGGAGTTGGTCAGTTATACCATTTAATTACTGATTATCAAGGTTCGTTAATTGCTATTGCTAATAAAGATGGAGAAATTGCAAGTTTTGATGGTTCAGAGCAAAAATTTGCTTACGATCCATGGGGTAACCGACGTAACCCTAACGATTGGAAATTAATAGATACACGTACGAAATGGTTATCTGACAGGGGTTATGCCATGCACGAGCATCTAGACGGCTTTACTCTAATTAATATGAATGGTAGAGTGTACGATCCTATGTTGGCTCAATTTTTAAGTCCTGATCCCTATATTCAATCGCCTGATAATTGGTTAAATTACAACAGGTATACATATTGCCTCAATAACCCGATGCTCTATACCGACCCAAGTGGGGAGTTTTTCGGGGCAGCTTTACCGTTAATGGTTAAAATTGGGATTGGAATAGGTGCTGCTGTAGGAGGTTATACTGGTTATAAAATAGGAGAAGCCAATGGTGCATCAGGTTTAGGCATGGCTGCTTACATGTTAGGCGGTGCTGCTATTGGAGGTTTTTCTGGTTATGTCGGAGGGACAGTAGCTGCAGGAGGCGGCATAATGGCTAATACTGGTGCGATAATGGCAGGCTCTTATACAAATTCAATGGGCATGGCAATGCTCAGTGGCGGTGATATGCCTCCAAGTATCAGTTTTGGTGCTGGCTCGTTTAATTTTGGAACTGGAGAGTTTAGGTCAATATTTGATTGGAAAGACTTATCTACTATGGAAAAGATTGGATACGGATTAGGGGCTTTGGCTAACTTAAATGATCTAATCAATCAAACGAGTGCAACTTTGTATACTCAAGAAAGGTATCCAGATGGCTCCAAAGATATAATTTCACATTCAGGTATAGTAGATGACGCATCGACAGACAAACTAATGTCCTTTGGTCCCAATGATAGTAAAATTGGTGCAGGAGGTTTTAAAGACCAGGTTGGAGGTCTTAAACCAGGAGGAGGATATAAGAAATTTGGCCTTGCAATCCGTAAGAGCACAACTGGATATGATGTTCCTGTGAGTTTATCTAAGTTTCAAAGTGTGGTTGTAAATAAGCATTTGTTTAGTGGATTACGAGGAATAAGCAAGATTATACCTTATCAAGGTGCTACAACTAATTGTGTTAATATGTCTTCAATAGGTTTTTGGTTAAATGGTATACCAAATATAGGAATTCATCCATATTTATTACATTATAGTACCGCAGCTTATTATGGAGGGTTTAGACCAGATATTTTTAGTTACTATCTAAATAACAATTAA
- a CDS encoding type II toxin-antitoxin system RelE/ParE family toxin, translating into MYKSIILPLAKEDIREAAKWYNKQQKGLGKSFTAEVRENVHFIRQNPKASNIRYKNVRTAVLNVFPFMIHYTIDEKDKTVIISAVLHTSRNPELWKNR; encoded by the coding sequence ATGTATAAATCTATAATCCTACCTCTTGCAAAAGAAGATATTCGGGAAGCTGCCAAATGGTATAATAAACAACAAAAAGGACTTGGTAAAAGTTTTACTGCAGAAGTGCGTGAAAATGTCCATTTTATCAGGCAGAACCCCAAAGCTTCAAATATCCGTTATAAAAACGTAAGGACTGCCGTTTTAAACGTGTTCCCTTTTATGATTCACTATACAATTGACGAAAAAGACAAAACTGTAATCATTTCGGCTGTTCTGCATACAAGTAGAAATCCCGAACTTTGGAAAAACAGATAA
- a CDS encoding addiction module protein yields the protein MNLQYISDSKGQTTGVFIPINEWNDLKNKYKNIEQEEISVPEWHKDLVLKRLEDYKQNPSSALDFDSAMDDIEKEL from the coding sequence ATGAACCTACAATATATTTCAGACAGCAAAGGACAAACAACTGGCGTATTCATTCCCATAAACGAATGGAACGACCTTAAAAATAAATACAAAAATATTGAACAGGAAGAAATTAGCGTTCCAGAATGGCACAAAGATTTGGTATTAAAACGCCTTGAAGATTATAAACAAAATCCTAGTTCTGCTTTGGATTTTGATTCTGCGATGGATGATATAGAAAAAGAGCTGTAA
- a CDS encoding helix-turn-helix domain-containing protein: protein MNIGLKITELRKQKGWSQTDLAKQIDVSRVIIGRYERNEAAPSIDVAKRMADAFEVSLDYLVGEGQNAAFDKKILNRIQEIQSMSPDFRNQFFSIIDSVIRDYKTQQAYSNR, encoded by the coding sequence ATGAACATCGGACTTAAAATAACAGAACTGAGAAAACAAAAAGGATGGTCGCAAACAGACCTTGCTAAACAAATTGATGTTTCTCGTGTAATCATTGGAAGGTATGAGCGTAATGAAGCTGCTCCTTCTATTGACGTTGCTAAACGTATGGCAGATGCTTTTGAGGTTTCACTAGATTATTTAGTCGGGGAAGGGCAAAACGCTGCCTTTGATAAAAAGATTCTGAACAGGATTCAAGAAATCCAAAGCATGAGCCCCGATTTTAGAAATCAGTTTTTTAGTATTATTGATTCCGTAATCAGGGATTACAAAACACAACAAGCGTATTCAAACAGATAA